One window of Brevibacillus choshinensis genomic DNA carries:
- a CDS encoding DNA topoisomerase III, which translates to MKVVIAEKPDQAMKLASPFPHRKQQGYLEVHPNRLFPKGAFFTWAVGHVCELVPPEAYNPAWKKWSIQTLPLIPETFRHQVMRSKAKQFGIIKQLLKRSDVKGIIHAGDAGREGELIVRTIVEQSGVHKPMKRLWISSLTEKSVTAGFESMLDETETRNLYFEAYSRSCADWLIGMNASRVYTILLKQKGISDVFSAGRVQTPTLALVVKREKEIAAFKPEPFWEVKATFEVDKKRYDGVWHNDGESRINDPALAERIAAFCKDKPAQVQEVETERKEFLPPYLFNLSSLQATANKLFKYSPQKTLEIAQKLYVKGILSYPRSDSSFVTAEEAKTFPEILAKLSKQPDYQSSFPTPKASIAQDRRYVNQKKVTDHYAIIPTEQVPNLSRLPDDERKIYDLVARRLIAAHHESALFDYTTLTTLVDGRAVFVSKGKVQIRAGWREVLFDEEKEDKESILPPLAKGDTGKVRKVEAKESKTQPPKRYTEGQLITLMKTAGKHLDNQELEKVLMKTEGLGTEATRAGIINMLKERKYIEVRKNQVFATQKGTLLIDVIGDKILASPEMTARWEQRLGQIGQGEASAQAFMEQVRKLSHKIVEDAVEQSREWKLESYDVSSIPKQTSKFSLGTKVAICKACGGDLVDKGEFYGCANYKTGQCNVTVSKTIMGKKISAAMVKKVMETGKSNLIKGFQKGKDKFDAYLLWDEQEKKAKVHRE; encoded by the coding sequence ATGAAAGTCGTCATTGCAGAAAAACCGGACCAGGCGATGAAGTTGGCCAGTCCGTTTCCACATAGAAAACAGCAGGGCTATCTCGAAGTGCATCCTAATCGTTTGTTTCCCAAAGGTGCCTTCTTCACCTGGGCAGTCGGCCACGTTTGTGAGCTGGTCCCCCCTGAAGCGTATAATCCCGCATGGAAGAAATGGTCGATCCAGACGCTGCCGCTCATTCCGGAAACGTTTCGCCATCAGGTGATGCGCTCCAAAGCCAAGCAGTTCGGGATCATCAAGCAATTGCTAAAGCGCTCGGACGTGAAAGGCATCATTCATGCAGGCGATGCGGGGCGTGAGGGGGAGTTGATCGTTCGAACAATCGTAGAGCAAAGCGGTGTCCACAAACCGATGAAACGTCTCTGGATCTCGTCTTTGACGGAGAAATCTGTGACCGCAGGCTTTGAGTCTATGCTTGATGAGACCGAGACCCGCAATCTTTACTTTGAAGCGTACAGTCGCTCCTGTGCCGATTGGCTCATCGGGATGAATGCCTCACGCGTGTACACGATTTTGCTAAAACAAAAAGGGATTAGCGACGTGTTTTCAGCGGGACGAGTGCAGACCCCTACATTGGCACTCGTGGTGAAGCGGGAAAAGGAAATCGCGGCGTTCAAGCCGGAGCCGTTTTGGGAAGTAAAGGCTACCTTCGAGGTGGACAAGAAGCGTTACGATGGTGTCTGGCATAATGATGGGGAATCGCGTATCAACGATCCAGCATTGGCGGAGCGAATCGCCGCATTTTGCAAAGACAAGCCGGCACAAGTACAAGAGGTCGAAACGGAGCGCAAAGAGTTTTTGCCGCCGTATTTGTTCAACCTCTCATCCCTGCAGGCGACGGCAAACAAGCTGTTTAAGTACTCGCCTCAAAAGACTTTAGAGATCGCGCAAAAGCTATATGTAAAGGGAATCTTGTCCTACCCGCGCTCGGATTCATCCTTTGTCACAGCAGAAGAAGCCAAGACCTTTCCAGAGATTTTGGCCAAACTGTCCAAGCAGCCTGACTACCAGTCGAGCTTTCCGACTCCGAAAGCTTCGATCGCGCAGGATCGCCGGTACGTCAACCAGAAAAAGGTAACGGATCACTACGCGATTATTCCCACGGAGCAGGTACCCAACCTCTCTCGACTACCCGATGACGAGCGGAAAATCTACGATCTCGTCGCTCGACGTCTCATCGCGGCTCATCACGAAAGTGCCTTGTTTGACTACACGACACTCACGACTCTGGTCGATGGACGCGCTGTTTTTGTCAGCAAAGGAAAAGTACAGATTCGGGCTGGTTGGCGAGAAGTGCTGTTTGATGAAGAAAAGGAAGACAAAGAGTCCATTCTGCCACCGCTGGCAAAAGGCGATACAGGAAAAGTGCGCAAGGTGGAGGCAAAGGAAAGCAAAACACAGCCGCCCAAGCGTTATACCGAAGGCCAGTTAATCACGCTGATGAAGACCGCCGGCAAGCATTTGGATAATCAGGAGCTGGAGAAAGTCCTGATGAAGACAGAGGGCCTCGGCACCGAAGCGACTCGAGCGGGAATCATCAATATGTTAAAAGAGCGTAAGTACATCGAGGTACGCAAAAACCAAGTCTTTGCTACGCAAAAAGGAACACTCCTGATCGATGTGATCGGGGACAAGATTTTGGCGTCACCGGAGATGACTGCGCGCTGGGAGCAGAGACTGGGTCAGATCGGCCAAGGTGAAGCATCTGCACAGGCTTTTATGGAGCAGGTCCGTAAGCTGTCCCACAAAATCGTCGAGGATGCGGTGGAACAGTCCCGCGAGTGGAAGCTGGAAAGCTACGATGTGTCATCTATACCTAAGCAGACATCCAAGTTTTCGCTTGGAACCAAAGTAGCCATCTGCAAGGCATGTGGCGGCGATCTGGTCGACAAGGGAGAGTTTTATGGCTGTGCCAATTACAAGACAGGCCAGTGCAATGTGACGGTATCCAAAACGATCATGGGCAAGAAAATTTCAGCGGCGATGGTCAAAAAAGTGATGGAGACCGGAAAGAGCAATTTAATCAAAGGATTCCAAAAGGGCAAAGACAAATTCGATGCCTATCTTCTCTGGGATGAGCAGGAGAAAAAGGCAAAGGTGCACCGTGAATGA
- a CDS encoding DUF350 domain-containing protein — translation MTWVEVLAMLVWAGAGALLLFVLMWIDSLFTKYKDMTEMKNGNLAVTTRFVMKLFAQGYILSQSILNANDLWTALLASVVSFIILFLLERIVEIVFRVGAGFDLEEGVKQGKVAHALLAGSFHIVGALILAACL, via the coding sequence GTGACATGGGTAGAAGTATTAGCCATGCTGGTATGGGCCGGTGCAGGGGCGCTATTGCTGTTTGTACTGATGTGGATAGACTCCTTGTTTACGAAATACAAGGATATGACCGAAATGAAAAACGGCAATTTGGCGGTCACGACCCGTTTTGTGATGAAGCTTTTCGCGCAAGGATACATCCTTTCTCAATCGATTCTGAACGCCAATGACTTGTGGACGGCCTTGCTGGCATCCGTGGTATCATTCATCATTTTGTTCCTTCTGGAAAGAATCGTGGAAATCGTGTTTCGTGTCGGAGCTGGATTCGATCTGGAGGAAGGGGTCAAACAAGGAAAAGTCGCACATGCACTGTTGGCAGGGTCCTTCCATATCGTTGGTGCCCTGATCCTGGCTGCATGCCTGTAG
- a CDS encoding DUF4247 domain-containing protein, which produces MPHQWFKSIKLLLVPALFLLTLAGCGSPSVGETYPLESVSSKDKGQTSRIYRAENKTVPVVAKELADQNQPDEISKEDAEHMFLVYPNEIYHIQQDTAKPTDTLIEVDTKEYVRNNYDSSFLQGYILASVLDDLFDGHKKGSYRGYSNKDIYKPTGTYHVPSADEKKVAPPITTAGKGSIIKRGSTSKNTDSSVGSDGNILKKQVEPSKNSSGKIIRNSSSNSSSSSGSVTPKRSSIFSSPKSNSPPRTKTGGYGRITKRR; this is translated from the coding sequence ATGCCACACCAATGGTTCAAATCAATTAAGCTGTTGCTGGTTCCCGCCTTGTTCCTGCTGACCTTGGCTGGATGCGGCAGTCCGTCGGTAGGGGAAACGTATCCGTTAGAGTCGGTCTCTTCCAAGGATAAGGGCCAAACCTCTCGGATCTATCGTGCAGAAAACAAGACGGTACCAGTAGTAGCAAAAGAGCTCGCGGATCAAAACCAGCCGGATGAGATTTCCAAAGAAGACGCGGAGCACATGTTTCTCGTCTATCCAAATGAGATCTATCACATCCAGCAAGATACCGCTAAGCCTACAGATACACTCATCGAGGTAGATACCAAAGAATACGTGCGCAATAACTACGATTCCTCGTTCTTGCAAGGCTATATCCTGGCTAGCGTACTCGACGATTTGTTCGATGGACACAAAAAAGGCAGCTATCGCGGCTACTCGAACAAGGATATCTACAAGCCAACAGGAACGTACCATGTACCTTCCGCTGATGAGAAGAAAGTTGCTCCGCCCATTACGACAGCGGGAAAAGGAAGCATTATCAAACGAGGAAGCACTTCGAAAAACACGGATTCCTCAGTAGGCTCCGACGGTAATATCCTCAAAAAGCAGGTGGAGCCGTCCAAGAACAGTTCCGGAAAAATCATCCGAAATTCCAGCAGTAATTCATCCAGTTCTAGTGGCTCAGTCACACCGAAGCGCTCCTCGATCTTTTCTTCACCGAAGAGCAACTCACCCCCTCGCACGAAGACGGGTGGATATGGCCGAATTACGAAGCGGAGATAA
- a CDS encoding DUF4178 domain-containing protein, with protein MSLFKRIQNIFAKPEPPVQEKSILTVGPGDVVEVSLVTYQVTGKAVNHSRHATMLTLQDGRTMRYFYIEEREQTVYHLYSAIDGRLESVDEVPSTIEMEDITYHLEEQYTGKVNVMGKTPFQASGEQYIWHYQSDQRQLLRIEWQDGRFMLYEGETVLPADVQVLRGT; from the coding sequence ATGAGTTTGTTCAAACGGATTCAAAATATATTTGCCAAGCCTGAACCCCCTGTTCAGGAAAAAAGCATCCTGACGGTAGGACCCGGAGATGTCGTCGAGGTGTCGCTCGTGACTTATCAGGTGACGGGAAAGGCGGTCAATCACAGTCGACACGCTACGATGCTCACGCTCCAGGATGGGAGAACCATGCGTTACTTCTATATCGAAGAACGGGAGCAGACGGTTTATCACCTGTACAGTGCCATTGATGGCCGCCTGGAATCGGTGGATGAAGTACCGAGTACCATTGAAATGGAAGACATCACTTACCATTTGGAGGAACAGTACACGGGAAAGGTCAATGTGATGGGGAAAACGCCTTTCCAGGCATCCGGTGAGCAATATATCTGGCATTATCAATCGGATCAGCGACAGTTGCTGCGAATTGAATGGCAGGATGGCCGGTTTATGCTGTACGAGGGAGAGACCGTTCTTCCGGCGGACGTGCAGGTCTTACGCGGGACGTAA
- a CDS encoding PspA/IM30 family protein: MSIFKRLRDLTMSNLYALIEKAEDPIKMTDQYLRDMQEDLEEAEKAVAAQIALEKKFKVLYEEQEALVKKREEQAHVAAQAKNIDLARRALEEKKAAEQKMNEYKDAYEKNKAAADGLRDKLAEMKKQVTELKNKRETLVARVNAAKAQKTINQAMAGFDSNSAMSGLKRMEDKALQMEAEAEASGEVYKKEKSLDEEISKLNKDQQVEDELAALMKKYEG, from the coding sequence ATGTCCATCTTTAAAAGACTGCGTGATTTGACGATGTCCAATCTGTATGCCCTCATCGAAAAGGCAGAAGATCCAATTAAAATGACCGACCAATACCTGCGTGATATGCAAGAGGACCTGGAAGAAGCGGAAAAAGCGGTCGCTGCTCAGATCGCACTGGAAAAGAAATTCAAAGTCCTGTATGAAGAGCAGGAAGCATTGGTGAAAAAGCGGGAAGAACAGGCTCACGTAGCTGCTCAAGCGAAAAATATCGATCTTGCACGTCGCGCTTTGGAAGAAAAGAAAGCAGCCGAGCAAAAAATGAACGAATACAAAGACGCTTACGAGAAAAACAAAGCGGCTGCAGACGGCTTGCGAGATAAGCTGGCCGAGATGAAAAAACAGGTGACTGAGCTGAAAAACAAACGCGAGACTTTGGTTGCCCGCGTAAATGCAGCCAAAGCTCAAAAAACGATCAATCAGGCGATGGCAGGTTTCGATTCCAACTCGGCGATGTCAGGCTTGAAACGCATGGAAGACAAAGCGCTCCAGATGGAGGCAGAAGCAGAGGCCAGCGGCGAAGTCTACAAAAAGGAAAAATCGTTGGATGAAGAAATTTCCAAGCTGAACAAAGATCAGCAGGTCGAGGACGAACTCGCTGCGTTGATGAAAAAATATGAGGGGTAA
- a CDS encoding LLM class flavin-dependent oxidoreductase: MKFSTLTIFDHYPNQSSRTPRQFYNEVLEQAVRAEEMNFDGVWFTEHHFSDFGISPSPAVILAAVSQRTDRIRLGVGVSVLPLHNPLRIAEDYAVVDLLSNGRLDLGLGSGYDHREFDGYNISLEDKALRFNESLEVLRKAWSGKPFSHQGNFFQYKEIKINVQPIQAPFPPHWIAAFSEIGATHVASMGSNFMGLGFSKSRDELAKLIETYKNVYQKSGHGNPDQLEIPVAFHVHVGETFAEAESNAKVPYQLFMNTPHGKDISYEVLKQNFNPVIGSPDEVIKQIQSYREIGVTNCMAVMNFGGLEHHKVLSSLDLFGKYVIPACT; the protein is encoded by the coding sequence ATGAAATTTAGTACATTAACGATATTTGACCATTACCCAAATCAATCATCCCGAACACCCAGACAATTCTACAACGAGGTATTGGAACAAGCCGTTCGGGCTGAAGAAATGAATTTTGATGGGGTATGGTTTACAGAGCATCATTTTTCAGATTTTGGTATTAGTCCCTCTCCAGCTGTTATTCTCGCTGCGGTATCTCAAAGGACAGATAGAATTCGTCTTGGCGTGGGTGTCTCAGTACTTCCATTACACAATCCTTTGCGCATTGCTGAGGATTATGCAGTTGTCGATCTTTTATCGAATGGGAGGTTAGATTTAGGGTTAGGTAGTGGATATGATCATAGGGAATTTGATGGCTATAATATTTCATTGGAGGATAAAGCTCTACGATTTAACGAGTCTCTAGAAGTGTTACGTAAAGCGTGGTCAGGTAAGCCATTTTCTCATCAAGGGAACTTTTTTCAATACAAAGAAATTAAGATTAACGTCCAGCCAATCCAAGCCCCATTTCCCCCTCATTGGATTGCGGCCTTTAGTGAAATTGGTGCTACACATGTTGCCAGTATGGGAAGCAATTTCATGGGGCTTGGATTTAGCAAATCACGAGATGAATTAGCAAAACTGATTGAAACATACAAAAATGTATATCAGAAATCAGGACACGGTAATCCAGATCAATTAGAGATTCCCGTTGCCTTCCATGTTCATGTTGGTGAAACATTTGCAGAAGCTGAATCAAATGCAAAAGTGCCTTATCAATTATTTATGAATACCCCGCATGGGAAAGATATCTCATATGAAGTCCTTAAACAGAATTTTAATCCGGTAATTGGAAGTCCTGATGAAGTTATTAAACAAATTCAGTCCTACCGTGAAATAGGTGTTACGAACTGTATGGCAGTAATGAATTTTGGTGGATTAGAACATCATAAAGTTCTTTCATCCTTAGACTTATTTGGTAAGTATGTAATTCCTGCTTGTACGTGA
- a CDS encoding TetR/AcrR family transcriptional regulator, translated as MSSNDKISSSDRLLLAAIDLVAERGYNGVTTQEIATAAGLSEKTLFRHFGSKQNLLASAFDRFHYTEEMKQLFSEKLVWELHADLLLISRMYHDIMNRNRKMIMISIKEDRNLPGFRTRTQKHPQQLMEILTNYFTVMSEKGKLLPTNPKLQAFTFLMLNFGIFMNNLEAEGNFPDITLNEVVEESVGIFARALTP; from the coding sequence ATGAGCAGCAACGACAAGATAAGCAGTAGTGACAGGCTCCTGCTAGCCGCGATCGATCTCGTCGCCGAGAGAGGATACAACGGGGTGACGACTCAGGAAATTGCTACAGCGGCCGGATTGAGTGAGAAGACGCTATTCCGTCATTTCGGTAGCAAGCAAAACCTGCTCGCGTCAGCATTTGACCGGTTTCACTATACAGAAGAAATGAAACAGCTGTTTAGCGAAAAGCTGGTCTGGGAGCTTCATGCAGACTTGCTCCTAATCAGTCGAATGTACCACGACATCATGAACCGGAACCGGAAAATGATTATGATCAGTATTAAAGAAGACAGGAACCTGCCAGGCTTTCGTACAAGGACACAGAAGCACCCTCAGCAATTGATGGAGATCTTAACAAATTATTTCACCGTCATGTCTGAGAAAGGAAAGCTGCTCCCAACGAATCCAAAACTGCAAGCATTCACGTTTCTGATGCTGAATTTCGGGATTTTTATGAACAACCTGGAAGCGGAGGGAAACTTCCCGGACATTACACTGAATGAAGTTGTGGAAGAGAGCGTAGGTATTTTTGCTAGGGCGTTAACTCCCTAG
- a CDS encoding FMN-dependent NADH-azoreductase, which translates to MTTTLFVKANNRPVEQSVSVKLYEAFLNSYRVHHPNDQVIELDLYTEPMPYLGNAMISGNYKASQGLPLTEQEKFEHAIVNRHLKQFVDADKVVIAFPFWNLTVPSILHTYLDYLHRPGVTFRYSAEGAKGLLPTKKVALLNARGGIYEKGNSAEMAIRFVRNHLQFFGITDITEVVVEGHHQYREQSERIIAEGLQKAKQTAMSF; encoded by the coding sequence ATGACAACAACTTTATTTGTAAAAGCAAATAATCGACCCGTGGAGCAATCGGTAAGTGTAAAGCTGTATGAGGCATTCTTAAACAGTTATCGGGTGCACCATCCGAATGATCAGGTGATTGAGCTGGATTTGTACACTGAGCCCATGCCTTATCTGGGAAATGCGATGATCAGTGGAAATTACAAGGCTTCTCAAGGGTTACCGCTAACGGAACAGGAGAAATTTGAGCATGCGATCGTCAATCGGCACTTGAAACAGTTTGTAGACGCAGACAAAGTGGTGATCGCCTTTCCGTTCTGGAATTTGACAGTTCCTAGCATCTTGCATACGTATCTCGACTATCTCCATCGGCCAGGAGTGACGTTTCGATATAGTGCAGAAGGAGCAAAAGGTCTGCTCCCCACGAAAAAAGTGGCACTGCTGAACGCTCGGGGTGGGATCTATGAGAAAGGGAATTCAGCTGAAATGGCCATTCGTTTTGTCCGCAACCATCTGCAGTTTTTCGGGATAACCGATATTACAGAAGTAGTGGTAGAAGGTCACCACCAATATCGGGAGCAGAGTGAAAGGATCATTGCCGAAGGGCTGCAGAAAGCCAAACAGACTGCCATGTCTTTTTAA
- a CDS encoding serine hydrolase domain-containing protein, with protein MSTESPQAQIQQWLDEWSASRDGCGLQVAAYLRGVQVINACSGTADPFSKTPVSEDTLFIAQSCTKGVTATVIHLLVQQGKLSYDDKVAQYWPEFAANGKDSITIHHVLCHTAGIPLMPEHTDMALICDWNSMIREIEQLTPIWEPGSKSGYHGLTFGWILGETAARADGRPFARIVQEEICKPLGIENELYFGAPPEAESRIAKISGKELPIALLPDDHLMKKVLPLRVVPIRNPEWNEPMFHQAVIPAVNGILTANALARMYASLFGDGVDGMRILNPTHLQEATHLQVDQRDEIMQAKTSLSLGYVLGNADNADAMGGKPHAFGYTGIGGMIGFADPVNEFSFAILTNRMTNARDAQATDTWFANKVRELLHLQ; from the coding sequence ATGTCAACTGAATCCCCACAAGCCCAAATCCAACAATGGCTGGATGAGTGGTCTGCGAGCCGTGATGGCTGTGGACTACAAGTAGCTGCTTACTTGCGCGGTGTGCAGGTAATCAACGCTTGTTCGGGTACGGCCGATCCCTTTTCCAAAACGCCAGTTTCAGAGGACACGCTCTTTATCGCTCAGTCCTGCACAAAAGGAGTTACGGCGACGGTCATTCATCTGCTCGTCCAGCAAGGCAAGCTTTCCTACGACGACAAGGTGGCCCAATACTGGCCAGAATTTGCGGCAAATGGCAAAGACAGCATTACGATCCATCATGTGCTCTGTCATACGGCAGGTATCCCGCTCATGCCCGAACATACCGACATGGCTTTGATATGCGACTGGAACTCTATGATTCGCGAGATCGAACAATTGACCCCCATTTGGGAACCGGGTAGCAAATCGGGTTATCACGGTCTCACATTTGGATGGATCTTGGGGGAGACGGCAGCCCGCGCAGATGGCCGTCCTTTCGCTCGCATCGTCCAAGAGGAAATCTGCAAACCTTTAGGGATCGAAAACGAGCTTTACTTTGGAGCTCCCCCGGAAGCAGAATCCCGAATTGCCAAAATAAGCGGAAAGGAACTGCCTATTGCCCTACTACCGGATGATCATCTGATGAAAAAGGTACTGCCTTTGCGTGTCGTGCCCATCCGTAATCCCGAATGGAATGAACCAATGTTTCATCAAGCAGTTATTCCTGCGGTCAATGGCATTCTGACAGCAAATGCGCTTGCTCGTATGTATGCCTCTCTGTTCGGCGATGGGGTTGATGGCATGCGAATCCTGAATCCAACTCACCTACAAGAGGCAACCCATTTGCAAGTGGATCAACGGGATGAAATCATGCAGGCAAAAACTAGCCTTTCCCTCGGCTATGTTCTCGGAAACGCTGATAACGCAGATGCAATGGGAGGGAAGCCACATGCTTTTGGATATACCGGCATCGGGGGAATGATCGGTTTTGCTGATCCCGTGAATGAATTCTCCTTTGCCATCCTTACCAATCGCATGACGAATGCGCGCGATGCTCAGGCAACAGATACATGGTTTGCAAATAAGGTCAGAGAACTGCTGCATCTTCAATAA
- a CDS encoding MFS transporter, translating into MFTMTVSSMSAMMFNLALPSIREQFDLTLAQTSWVSSLYMVIYAIGTVIYGKLADSVRLKSLVTFGLFLFAAGSLVGLFSQTFWMVLVGRSLQAMGAAAIPATAGLIPVRYMSPDRRGSAIGTVMVGLALGGVLGPVISAFILNFAHWRWLFSIPLFVLILLPFYRTYLGDEPSTPAKVDWMGGGLLSATVVLLVLSLTSHSLWMFAVGICILGVFIKWIGNVDDPFIQPRLFRNKSYTFGILIMLLISGSVVSLSFLSPLLLTHVQQLSPGWVGLVMVPAAMTQALFGRKAGKLVDRRGSAYIFTIASGLLLISFVLLSTFIGTSPLFISAFLIFGNVGQMCLAIAMSNTISAILPKEQVGIGIGILQMTNFIMFAVASAVYSSLLDLGTVKKLNLANGYGDGIMYSNIFFVLAILQAALLIFYHVQFVKMSGASVQANQ; encoded by the coding sequence ATGTTTACCATGACGGTCTCTTCGATGAGTGCCATGATGTTCAATTTAGCTCTCCCTTCCATCCGTGAGCAATTTGACCTGACGTTGGCACAAACCAGTTGGGTATCATCTCTCTACATGGTTATCTACGCAATCGGGACCGTCATTTACGGGAAGCTGGCAGACAGTGTCAGACTCAAATCGCTGGTGACCTTCGGCTTATTTTTGTTTGCAGCGGGCTCGCTTGTTGGCTTATTTTCGCAAACGTTCTGGATGGTGCTCGTAGGGAGAAGCTTGCAGGCAATGGGGGCAGCCGCTATTCCTGCTACAGCTGGGCTAATTCCCGTCCGTTACATGTCGCCTGATCGAAGAGGCTCTGCAATCGGGACGGTCATGGTCGGCCTAGCATTGGGCGGTGTACTCGGACCTGTTATATCTGCCTTCATTCTCAACTTCGCTCATTGGCGCTGGTTGTTTAGCATCCCACTGTTCGTGTTGATCCTGTTGCCTTTCTACCGAACCTATCTGGGAGATGAACCGAGCACCCCGGCGAAAGTGGATTGGATGGGGGGAGGCCTGCTGAGTGCAACAGTTGTTTTGCTCGTCCTCAGTCTGACCAGCCATAGTCTATGGATGTTTGCAGTGGGCATTTGCATTTTGGGAGTGTTTATCAAATGGATCGGTAACGTCGATGATCCGTTTATCCAGCCTCGGCTTTTTCGTAACAAGAGTTATACGTTCGGAATCTTGATCATGCTGCTGATTAGCGGAAGCGTCGTATCTCTCAGCTTTCTCAGTCCTTTGCTGTTAACCCATGTGCAGCAGCTCTCACCAGGCTGGGTCGGTCTAGTGATGGTGCCAGCTGCTATGACTCAGGCATTATTCGGGAGGAAGGCCGGAAAGCTTGTGGACCGACGAGGAAGTGCATACATCTTCACGATCGCTTCCGGCTTGCTTTTAATTAGTTTCGTATTGCTTTCTACCTTCATTGGGACATCACCCTTGTTCATTTCCGCCTTTTTGATCTTTGGGAACGTTGGCCAGATGTGCTTGGCCATTGCGATGTCCAATACGATTTCAGCGATTTTGCCAAAGGAGCAGGTCGGGATCGGCATCGGAATCTTGCAGATGACCAATTTCATCATGTTCGCCGTGGCATCAGCCGTGTACAGCAGTCTGTTGGATCTAGGGACGGTCAAGAAACTCAATCTGGCTAATGGGTATGGAGACGGGATCATGTACAGCAACATCTTTTTCGTCCTCGCGATTTTACAGGCAGCCCTATTGATCTTTTACCACGTCCAGTTTGTGAAAATGAGTGGGGCTAGTGTGCAGGCAAACCAGTAA